GGAGGCGTTAACGCCGGCCACACCATCGTGGTGGATGGTCGAGTTCTCAAACTTCACCTAATCCCTTCTGGAATCCTCTACCCAGACACCACTTGCCTGATCGGCTCCGGAACCGTGATTGATCCCAAGGTGATGCTTGGGGAACTCGACATGCTGATCTCCAACGGGATCGACATTTCAGGCCTGCAGCTGGCATCAACGGCACACGTCACGATGCCCTACCACCGCCTCTTGGATCTGGCGATGGAAAAGCAACGCGGTGAACGCAAAATCGGCACCACCGGTCGCGGCATCGGCCCCACCTATGCCGATAAGTCTCAACGCAGTGGCATTCGCGTCTTAGACCTCCTCGACGAAGCTCGACTTCGGGATCGGCTGGAAGGGCCGCTGAGCGAGAAAAATCAATTACTTGAAACCATCTATGGCGAAAAGCCACTGGATGCTGAAGAGATCATCCGTGAATATCTGGCTTACGGAAAACGCTTAGCCCCTCATGTGGTGGATTGCACCCGCGCCATTCATGAAGCCGCAAGCGACCGCAAGAACATTTTGTTTGAGGGAGCTCAAGGAACTCTGCTGGATCTCGATCACGGCACCTATCCCTACGTGACCTCCTCCAACCCGGTGTCAGGAGGTGCCTGCATTGGGGCAGGTGTGGGCCCAACCCTGATCGACAGAGTGATTGGGGTCGCCAAGGCCTACACCACTCGGGTTGGGGAAGGTCCCTTCCCTACAGAGCTTTCAGGAAGTTTGAACGACCAGCTGTGTGATCGAGGCGGGGAATTTGGAACGACCACGGGGCGCCGTCGCCGCTGTGGCTGGTTTGATGGCGTCATTGGGCGCTACGCCGTTCAAGTCAATGGACTGGATTGCCTTGCAATCACCAAGCTCGATGTCCTGGACGAAATGGATGAGATCAAAGTGTCCGTTGCCTACGAGCTCAATGGCGAACGCATCGATTACTTCCCCAGTAGCTCCGAAGATTTCGCTCGCTGCAAACCAATCTTTGAGACCCTCCCAGGTTGGCAATGTTCCACAGCTGAATGCCGTCGACTCGAAGACCTTCCTGCTCCGGCGATGGACTATCTGCGCTTCCTCGCTGACTTAATGGACGTTCCGATTGCGATTGTTTCCCTCGGGGCCAGTCGAGACCAAACAATCGTGGTGGAGGATCCGATCCATGGCCCGAAGCGCGCGCTCCTCAGCGCCTGAGCGCGCTCGCGTCGGCGCTTCACAGCCGCGATCCAACGAACAGCCATACTTCCGCTGTATTAACGACAGCAGAGATGTCCTCCACTCCCCGGTTCAGCACTACCAGTTCTCTCGACGTGGTGGGCATCGGTAATGCCATCGTCGATGTCTTGGTTCAAACCGAGGACCAGTTTCTAACCGATCACAACCTCACCAAGGGCAGCATGGCCCTCGTTGACGAAGAACAAGCCAAAATCCTTTACGAGGCGAGCGGTGCAGGTCTCGAAACCTCTGGAGGTTCAGCCGCCAACACACTGGCCGGACTCGCTCAGCTCGGAAGCAAGGCTGGTTTCATCGGTCGTGTGCGTGACGACCAACTCGGAACCATCTTTACCCACGACATCCGCGCCGTAGGGACCCGTTTCGAGACACCGGCAGCCGTGACCGGTGCGAGCACGGCCCGTTGCCTCATTCTCGTCACTTCGGATGCCGAACGCACGATGTGCACCTACCTCGGTGCCTCGACTCAACTGGACCCTGATGATCTCGACCTCTCGATGGTTCGCGACACCAAAATCCTGTATCTCGAGGGCTACCTCTGGGATAGTCCAGAAGCAAAAAAAGCCTTCATCACAGCGGCTGAAGCCTGCAGAGCAAGCGGCGGACAAGTCGCCCTCTCCCTCTCTGACGGCTTCTGCGTTGACCGTCACCGTGACAGCTTTCTCGAGCTTGTCGATGGACATGTTGACGTGCTGTTCGCCAATGAGGATGAGATCAAATCGCTCTACGGAGCAGCAGATTTCGAGAGCGCGCTTGAGCAAGTGAAAGGTCGCTGCAGCGTGGCCGTCCTGACCCGCAGTGCCCAAGGGTCTGTCGTTCTTTGCGGTGATCAGAGGTGGGAAATCCCCTCCTACAAGCTCGGCGATCTCGTCGATACCACTGGAGCAGGAGATCTCTATGCGGGTGGCTTCCTGCATGGCTACACCCAAGACCTTCCCTTGGATGTCTGCGGGAAAATGGGGTCAATCTGCGCCGGACAGGTTGTGACCCAATTAGGACCTCGTTCCAAGGTTTCATTGCCAGACCTCATTGCTAAGCATCTGGATTGATAGACGCCGCGGCCCAAGCGCCATAGGCGTGCGATGACTGAGCCTGCCAATGAAGAATCTCGGGGGTGTCGTAGCTGTGGAGTGCCTCAATAGCTCCAAGCAACGCGTTCAATCCCGTTGCAGTGGTCTTGATCAAAAGCTGCACTTCCTTGGCCTCTTCAACCACGCCTTTCCAGCGGTAGCAAGACTGAATCGCCTGAAGGCTCACGCATGCGGCAAGCTCACGGCTGATCAGCGTCTGAGCAAGTGAATCAGCTCTCTCTTGATCAGCCTCCGTCGTCAAGACCAACCACAAAGCATCAGGGTGTTGTGCCATTCAGGTGCACCAGAAGCTGGTCCAAGCTATGCACAACAGGAACGTCAGCCATGGGAACTGGTCGGCGCAGAAGCCATAACCCAAGCCCCATCTCCATCGAAAGATTCTCCCAGAGCGACTCAGTCGCTCCCCCCGACTGCCTACAAAGCACGTCCGTAATGCCCCAGCGCCTGCAAAGTGCAGCTTCCAGTGCTCCTGGCTCGGAACCCTGAAGGGGTCGTACCACTGCGAGTTGTTCCTGTGAAACACCCGCTGCTGCTGCCTGGACCAGAGACATCGGCGACGGCAGAACCCTTGCAAAAACGATGGCCCCTGCTTGTCGAGCGACCTTCGCGGCCTCAACCAACTGGCGGGCACCGAGGGCCAGAAGAAGTCGTTGTCCTGCTAGGGGCTGATTGGCAAGGTCAGCGATGGAGCCGAGCACAACGGCCTTGCCCGACGCCTCCCTCAGGCGTTCGAACCGCACCAGTTGCTGGCCAGAGCCCTGACAAGACTGGTGCAACTGAGTACTAATCCTCAGCGCAAACGGGTGCGTGGCATCCACAACCCAATCCACAGGAATCCTCTGCAGCCATTGCGAAATTGCCTGCGAACCTCCCAGAGCACCGACGTGTATCGCTTCCACAGCCATTCCCCGATAAGGATGGGCAGCCATGTCACTGACAACGCTGACGTGAACCCGCCAGCCCTGGGAGATCAGAGCCGCAGCCAAAGGGGGGCC
The window above is part of the Synechococcus sp. WH 8020 genome. Proteins encoded here:
- a CDS encoding adenylosuccinate synthase is translated as MRLRAADSLANVVVIGAQWGDEGKGKITDLLSRSADVVVRYQGGVNAGHTIVVDGRVLKLHLIPSGILYPDTTCLIGSGTVIDPKVMLGELDMLISNGIDISGLQLASTAHVTMPYHRLLDLAMEKQRGERKIGTTGRGIGPTYADKSQRSGIRVLDLLDEARLRDRLEGPLSEKNQLLETIYGEKPLDAEEIIREYLAYGKRLAPHVVDCTRAIHEAASDRKNILFEGAQGTLLDLDHGTYPYVTSSNPVSGGACIGAGVGPTLIDRVIGVAKAYTTRVGEGPFPTELSGSLNDQLCDRGGEFGTTTGRRRRCGWFDGVIGRYAVQVNGLDCLAITKLDVLDEMDEIKVSVAYELNGERIDYFPSSSEDFARCKPIFETLPGWQCSTAECRRLEDLPAPAMDYLRFLADLMDVPIAIVSLGASRDQTIVVEDPIHGPKRALLSA
- a CDS encoding adenosine kinase gives rise to the protein MSSTPRFSTTSSLDVVGIGNAIVDVLVQTEDQFLTDHNLTKGSMALVDEEQAKILYEASGAGLETSGGSAANTLAGLAQLGSKAGFIGRVRDDQLGTIFTHDIRAVGTRFETPAAVTGASTARCLILVTSDAERTMCTYLGASTQLDPDDLDLSMVRDTKILYLEGYLWDSPEAKKAFITAAEACRASGGQVALSLSDGFCVDRHRDSFLELVDGHVDVLFANEDEIKSLYGAADFESALEQVKGRCSVAVLTRSAQGSVVLCGDQRWEIPSYKLGDLVDTTGAGDLYAGGFLHGYTQDLPLDVCGKMGSICAGQVVTQLGPRSKVSLPDLIAKHLD
- the cutA gene encoding divalent-cation tolerance protein CutA; the encoded protein is MAQHPDALWLVLTTEADQERADSLAQTLISRELAACVSLQAIQSCYRWKGVVEEAKEVQLLIKTTATGLNALLGAIEALHSYDTPEILHWQAQSSHAYGAWAAASINPDA
- the cobK gene encoding precorrin-6A reductase, which gives rise to MHRQTNRQGTVWLLAGTGDGPPLAAALISQGWRVHVSVVSDMAAHPYRGMAVEAIHVGALGGSQAISQWLQRIPVDWVVDATHPFALRISTQLHQSCQGSGQQLVRFERLREASGKAVVLGSIADLANQPLAGQRLLLALGARQLVEAAKVARQAGAIVFARVLPSPMSLVQAAAAGVSQEQLAVVRPLQGSEPGALEAALCRRWGITDVLCRQSGGATESLWENLSMEMGLGLWLLRRPVPMADVPVVHSLDQLLVHLNGTTP